A region from the uncultured Draconibacterium sp. genome encodes:
- a CDS encoding PLP-dependent transferase, whose amino-acid sequence MKKTGFTTTALNVPYAKADPHNALQMPLYEAVAYEFDSAEQIEANFRGEYIAHVYSRSSSPTVEYFELKLKALTQSSAVIAVSSGMAAISNTLLALTKAGQNIISGNRLFGHTYALFQNTLSEFGLETRFSKLCSESEIEKLIDKNTRAIYFETVTNPQLDIADIEMLSRVAKKHQLLLIADSTLTPPNVFNAGEFGINIEVLSTTKYISGGATSFGGAIIDHGNYDWKRNPNLSAYTEKFKANAFVAKIRKNIYRNTGGSMAPQTARFQIQGLDILELRVEKCFQNCLALGNFLNAHPQVKKVSYPGLETDERYPLAQKYFNGIPGTIMSFELESKTACYAFMNRLQIIRRATNLNDNKTLIIHPYSTIYAEFTEEERSAAGINDCMLRLSVGIENVGDVIADIEAALS is encoded by the coding sequence ATGAAAAAAACCGGATTTACAACCACCGCCCTAAATGTACCTTATGCCAAAGCCGACCCCCACAATGCTTTGCAAATGCCGCTTTACGAAGCTGTAGCTTACGAGTTCGACTCGGCAGAACAAATTGAGGCCAACTTCAGGGGCGAATATATTGCTCATGTATACTCCCGATCGTCGAGCCCAACGGTAGAGTATTTCGAGTTGAAACTAAAAGCACTTACCCAAAGCAGCGCTGTAATTGCTGTTAGCTCGGGTATGGCAGCCATTTCAAATACGCTGCTGGCCCTTACCAAAGCCGGCCAGAATATTATTTCCGGCAACCGATTGTTCGGACATACTTATGCTCTCTTTCAAAATACACTTTCTGAATTTGGCCTGGAAACCCGTTTTAGTAAACTCTGTTCTGAATCAGAAATAGAAAAATTAATTGACAAAAATACCCGGGCCATTTATTTTGAAACGGTTACCAATCCACAGCTGGATATTGCTGATATTGAAATGCTGTCGCGCGTAGCAAAAAAACACCAATTGTTATTAATTGCCGATAGTACTCTAACACCACCCAATGTTTTTAATGCCGGGGAGTTTGGAATTAATATCGAAGTGCTTTCTACTACCAAATACATTTCCGGAGGAGCAACTTCGTTTGGTGGCGCCATAATCGACCACGGAAATTACGACTGGAAACGCAACCCAAACCTATCGGCCTATACCGAAAAGTTTAAAGCCAACGCATTTGTTGCCAAAATAAGGAAAAACATTTACCGAAATACCGGCGGAAGCATGGCGCCCCAAACTGCCCGCTTTCAAATTCAGGGGCTCGACATATTGGAGCTTCGGGTAGAAAAATGCTTTCAGAACTGCCTGGCGCTGGGCAATTTTTTGAATGCACATCCCCAAGTTAAAAAAGTGAGCTACCCGGGATTGGAGACGGATGAGCGCTACCCTTTGGCGCAAAAGTATTTTAACGGCATTCCGGGCACCATTATGAGTTTCGAGCTGGAATCGAAAACGGCCTGTTATGCTTTTATGAACAGGCTTCAAATCATTCGTCGGGCCACAAATCTTAACGACAACAAAACATTGATTATTCACCCCTACTCCACCATTTATGCCGAATTTACGGAAGAAGAACGCTCTGCGGCAGGCATTAACGATTGTATGCTACGCCTGTCGGTAGGTATTGAAAATGTAGGTGATGTAATTGCTGATATTGAGGCGGCCTTATCGTAA
- a CDS encoding Ig-like domain-containing protein produces the protein MKRLMYIVFFLLMATNLLAQESYVIDSVCVGAERTYRRDGEAAYTYYWEIVDRQINDTLYLTGDDFTEINGTDTTWGNQILYRWEVVGEFDIIVTVFSEHNCDTIEQGYVKVFDEPFVDAGPDRIFCDALTEILISGDTAWNYSALYWETLGDGTFDNDGVLHPSYQFGAVDVANGEVSLVLKADGYALNNTCKPVYDTVTYYLSSPEITLDPHDPICYNDSNGYIVATIDRGLPPYSYAWEGPAGFVSMNADSIGGLWAGTYILTVTDSNLCVDIDTVELFNPPQLLVSIDNVTQVSCYAYADGSIAASASGGTGTLAYNWTCLLGATYTGDSIYNLPADTYYLTVTDENGCTYLDTVVLPEPELLLVDVTADDTILCEGEVVTLHGNPEGGTGELTQRWTGNGSVFLSSVNDSVITFEGAPVGRYVFTYTITDEALCEASDSIVLNVYPPSFSFDSLEVCAGAAPFPWNGLMVTSDADRVYVDTLVGMNQWGCDSIPSLAVKVLVPEVYDTTIYICENEAPFQPYGNITVLPDRDSIYLDTVRYADSGCDSLLITINVFSNPITDTLLYAELCAGADPYQWNNRWIQTDYSEIYLDTLVNQFGCDSLLTYDVTIIPPDTTYVFDTLCQDTEPYVWNSITVETVFDSTYQVTLQNQYLCDSVVELSVHVLPVTDTLLDLTYCAGPGFITLNNRDIIFDESRIYLDTLYGANQFGCDSLLTYDVTILPPDTTTIDTTICEGEPAFVWGVNTTHLVDAYTDSIYTDILQNQFGCDSIVYLDVEILRPVVITDTIEVCANEPAFTWHSFTIATDVDSIYADTLYYDAGCDSLRLELTLISNPVTDTLLDSIICEGSPVFAWNNVNIQTDFSQVYYDTLVGANQFGCDSFLVYDVIIVPAIKDTIPAVYCFGEPIANWYGQSISSETDSIYIHNVPGPGGCDTLLYYDVSILPVTDSTLYLTLCMGAPDVPLNNRTITSDQSRIYFDTIPNSYGCDSLMIYEVTVIPPDTTLHYDTLCVGDPEYDWNGFTVSTSVEDEYIASVPTASGCDSVAILYTTLINGTTTYDTVYACEEYTWTDGTGTTYYTSGDYQHTLGGATTCADTSWLHLVISPPVTIDTLVTHVLCFGDNNGAIDLSVSGGLPPLTFQWSNGATTQNISNLSAGIYTVTVSSTVTDTLVCTTTLDVEVKELDEILITLDAITDVLVAGESTGSIEVSVAGGTPGTGYAYEWTNDAGIVVGTDEDLFNQPAGDYTLTVTDANGCVETFTETITEPLPPDRFMASLDDEICYEDLQNYPVAYSIDEYLALDTSLDVYSIYGLDSASFTADSSVVSGSGYCYEEVRTYTVMDGAGNTLSATHTIIVNDTEDPTITCPPTTTVNNGIVPPPFDSLSFLGAGGSFADNCGIVRFDLVDEYSDNNSNPETITRVYQVWDYCGNINTCEHQIQVFANVSIALECQDLPDVYYECRDFRPNYRDIDDFEAAGGRYFTSPSAPIDTFFYNDVVQGTFCPTITRTYTLRNVAGLEVTCTKRFEVLDDEDPVLIFKEISLGCNDTRPPVYVSRDIFRLRSEGNTVTDNCGFLGLTLQFDREVIEGACPTIYKRYYTLVDGCGNRTQAIQYIYVNDTVPPVVTNFPFELTAECDVPEPYADVSAYVADDCGPVQITYHDSIGGADEPGVVYRIYTFSDGCNPVEVIQKITIELTNTPLLAAIDPLCQFSAAPLLPDTSLNGIPGSWLPATIDTDVPGDFEYIFYPDSGYCAGPASLTVAIIPEIQLDTILVDQGYNPNPVGSIDLAITGGSGVYTINWIGPAGFAANTANITGLYAGDYWVEVSDNIGCYDSISVSLLAFEPEFSCPPDTLIECPDVTQYPGTNNINELIVMGGYYNPVNIVANLDYFDVVDSSEYCLTIERTYVVEDIYGRLDSCTQTLNFYDNIPPVIIAPPGDTAECLATIVPEIQDFSDFMNLEGADAYDPNCTLDPSSFTVHDTTIILEPGRARVIYYFSIADICGNIGRDSAYYLITDDQAPQVFCADITVYLDENGEYHLTIRDSIAMIDSIYDNCTAPEDMEVVIEIDEVTCEDVESGTQVRITVYDEAGLSDNCVANLTVADTLPPTAICQNITVYLDDTGIATITPDMIDNGSFDNCGIETYQITPDEFDCFDVGDNLVTLIVTDYYGLRDTCEAIVTVIDPVDPFIECRPLQTIQLDEYGKYELSWDMVTDTVSDECGIDTVLLDDYELDCDNIGITTITVTAYDVNGNSSTCEATFEVFGNLPPNVVNDSAVTAVNVPVEIPVTNNDYDLKTNINLESLGVVIAPSHGSVVVDNNTGMVTYTPDLDYEGPDIFRYQICDDGIPCEPECGQAIVFIMVRPANNPPIAVDDYYEVPCGDLFGNVILNDSDSDGDDISVNPVPVTPPDSGALTLYSNGNFEYIPFEGFFGIDSFQYVICDNGIPSLCDTAWVYITRVPDNDCDGIPDTDDIDDDNDGIIDIVEGDRAIDSDHDGIPDSYDIDSDNDGIPDNIEGQAEGNYIPPTGRDGNGNGWDDAYDPENGGYPFTPEDTDGDSMADYLDIDSDNDGVFDMIEGHDDDNNGIADVLRWYSDEDRDGLDDAYDTYSGWADYGNETGSNAPIQDFDGDGIRDWRDTNDEDDQYPTVNEDLNGDGDYSNDDLDLDGYPEYLDTELSCELFIPEGFSPNDDGVHDFFQILCIQKYPNAKLMIFNRNGVKLWEKEHYGNLDVWGTYEDAWWWGTSENILTIGKSGGLPAGNYIYVLILNDGLGTVKNGTVMLAY, from the coding sequence ATGAAACGATTGATGTACATAGTATTCTTCCTGTTGATGGCGACAAATCTGCTCGCCCAGGAATCCTATGTCATCGATTCGGTATGCGTGGGGGCCGAACGAACTTATCGTCGGGATGGCGAAGCAGCTTATACATATTACTGGGAAATTGTTGACCGGCAAATCAACGATACCCTTTATCTTACAGGTGATGATTTTACAGAAATAAACGGAACCGATACCACATGGGGCAATCAAATTCTGTATCGCTGGGAAGTAGTAGGTGAGTTTGATATTATCGTTACTGTCTTCTCGGAACACAATTGCGATACTATAGAACAGGGGTATGTAAAAGTATTTGACGAACCGTTTGTAGATGCCGGACCGGATAGAATATTTTGCGATGCACTTACCGAAATTCTTATTTCAGGAGACACGGCCTGGAATTATAGTGCCCTTTACTGGGAAACACTTGGTGATGGAACCTTTGATAATGATGGTGTTTTGCATCCAAGCTACCAGTTTGGAGCCGTAGATGTAGCAAACGGAGAAGTTTCGCTGGTTTTAAAAGCCGATGGTTATGCCTTAAATAATACCTGCAAGCCGGTTTACGATACCGTGACCTATTACCTTAGTTCACCCGAAATTACTTTAGATCCGCACGATCCGATTTGTTACAACGACAGCAACGGTTATATTGTTGCTACCATAGATAGAGGATTGCCTCCCTATTCTTATGCCTGGGAAGGACCCGCGGGATTCGTATCAATGAATGCCGACAGTATTGGTGGTTTGTGGGCAGGAACTTATATTCTAACCGTTACCGATTCGAATTTATGTGTTGATATCGATACGGTTGAACTCTTTAATCCGCCGCAATTACTCGTTTCAATCGATAATGTTACACAGGTGAGTTGTTATGCTTATGCCGATGGATCAATTGCGGCATCGGCAAGTGGCGGAACCGGCACGCTTGCCTATAACTGGACCTGCTTACTGGGTGCAACATATACCGGCGATTCCATCTATAATTTACCGGCCGACACGTATTACCTTACCGTTACCGACGAAAACGGATGTACCTACCTCGATACAGTGGTATTGCCCGAGCCCGAATTGCTTTTAGTGGATGTTACGGCCGACGATACCATTTTGTGCGAAGGTGAAGTGGTGACGCTTCACGGAAATCCGGAGGGCGGAACAGGAGAACTAACGCAGAGATGGACCGGAAACGGATCGGTATTCCTCAGCTCGGTTAACGACAGCGTAATTACTTTTGAAGGCGCACCTGTTGGGCGTTATGTATTTACTTACACCATTACCGATGAGGCACTTTGCGAGGCATCCGATTCGATTGTGCTGAATGTTTACCCGCCATCGTTTAGCTTCGATAGTTTGGAAGTTTGTGCCGGAGCGGCTCCTTTCCCCTGGAATGGTCTGATGGTTACCAGCGATGCCGACCGCGTTTATGTTGATACGCTGGTGGGAATGAACCAGTGGGGTTGCGACTCTATTCCTTCGCTGGCGGTAAAAGTGCTTGTCCCCGAAGTGTACGATACTACAATCTACATCTGCGAAAACGAAGCACCTTTCCAGCCTTACGGAAACATTACCGTTTTACCCGACCGCGACAGCATTTACCTCGACACGGTTCGTTATGCTGATTCGGGCTGCGACTCTCTGCTGATTACCATTAATGTATTCTCTAATCCGATAACCGATACCTTGTTGTATGCCGAACTTTGTGCGGGTGCCGATCCTTATCAATGGAATAACCGCTGGATACAAACCGATTACAGTGAGATCTATCTCGATACTTTGGTGAATCAGTTTGGTTGCGATTCCTTGCTAACCTACGATGTTACCATTATTCCACCCGATACAACTTATGTATTTGATACACTTTGTCAGGATACCGAACCGTACGTTTGGAATAGCATTACCGTAGAAACTGTTTTTGACAGTACCTACCAGGTTACGCTTCAAAATCAGTATTTATGCGACTCTGTTGTTGAATTAAGTGTTCATGTTCTTCCGGTAACCGATACCTTACTTGACTTAACTTATTGTGCCGGTCCGGGATTTATTACATTGAATAACAGGGATATAATTTTTGATGAATCGCGGATATACCTGGATACATTGTATGGAGCGAACCAGTTTGGTTGCGACTCTTTGCTGACTTATGATGTTACCATTCTTCCTCCGGATACCACAACAATTGATACCACCATTTGTGAAGGAGAACCGGCCTTTGTATGGGGAGTAAATACCACTCATTTGGTGGATGCTTATACCGATAGTATTTATACCGACATATTGCAAAACCAATTTGGTTGCGACTCGATTGTTTATTTAGATGTTGAGATTCTGCGCCCTGTTGTAATTACCGATACTATTGAAGTATGTGCCAACGAGCCTGCTTTTACATGGCACTCGTTTACTATTGCTACTGATGTTGACAGTATTTATGCCGATACACTGTATTACGACGCCGGTTGTGACTCCCTGCGACTGGAGTTAACCTTGATTTCGAATCCGGTTACCGATACCTTGCTCGACTCAATAATTTGTGAGGGAAGTCCGGTGTTTGCATGGAATAACGTTAACATACAAACTGATTTTAGCCAGGTGTATTACGACACACTGGTTGGGGCAAACCAGTTTGGCTGCGACTCGTTTCTGGTATACGATGTTATTATTGTTCCTGCAATAAAAGATACCATTCCTGCCGTATATTGTTTTGGCGAACCGATTGCCAACTGGTACGGTCAAAGCATATCATCAGAAACTGATAGCATATACATTCATAACGTTCCCGGCCCGGGAGGCTGCGATACGCTGTTGTATTACGATGTAAGTATTTTGCCGGTAACCGACTCAACACTTTACCTGACACTTTGTATGGGTGCGCCTGATGTTCCGTTAAATAACCGCACAATTACTTCAGATCAGTCGCGCATATACTTCGATACTATTCCAAACAGTTACGGTTGCGACTCGTTGATGATATACGAGGTGACAGTTATTCCACCCGATACAACCTTGCATTACGATACGCTTTGTGTTGGCGATCCGGAATATGACTGGAATGGGTTTACGGTTTCAACAAGCGTTGAGGATGAGTACATAGCAAGTGTGCCAACAGCATCGGGTTGCGACTCGGTAGCCATTTTATACACCACATTAATAAACGGAACCACTACTTACGATACAGTTTATGCCTGCGAAGAATACACCTGGACAGATGGAACAGGAACAACATATTATACTTCGGGTGACTATCAACATACTCTGGGAGGAGCAACAACATGTGCCGATACCAGCTGGTTGCACCTGGTAATCAGCCCGCCGGTTACCATCGATACGCTAGTAACGCACGTACTTTGTTTTGGCGACAATAACGGAGCAATAGACCTGAGTGTATCCGGAGGTCTTCCTCCTCTTACTTTCCAATGGAGTAATGGTGCCACTACGCAAAACATTAGTAACCTGTCAGCTGGAATTTATACCGTTACAGTAAGTTCAACGGTAACCGATACGTTGGTATGTACTACTACGCTGGATGTTGAAGTGAAAGAGCTGGACGAAATACTGATTACGCTTGATGCTATTACCGATGTGCTGGTTGCCGGAGAATCAACAGGAAGTATTGAAGTGTCAGTGGCAGGTGGTACTCCGGGAACAGGATATGCTTACGAGTGGACCAACGACGCCGGTATTGTTGTTGGCACCGATGAAGACTTGTTTAACCAGCCTGCCGGCGATTATACGCTTACTGTTACCGATGCCAACGGCTGTGTTGAAACATTTACAGAAACCATTACCGAGCCGTTGCCACCTGACAGGTTTATGGCTTCGCTTGACGATGAAATTTGTTACGAAGACTTACAAAATTATCCTGTGGCTTACTCCATTGATGAATACCTGGCACTGGATACCAGCCTTGATGTTTATTCGATTTATGGCCTCGATTCGGCGTCGTTTACTGCTGATTCGAGCGTAGTTAGCGGCTCGGGGTATTGTTACGAAGAGGTGCGTACTTATACCGTGATGGATGGTGCCGGAAACACTTTAAGTGCCACACATACCATTATTGTTAACGATACGGAAGATCCGACAATTACATGTCCGCCAACAACAACAGTAAACAATGGTATTGTTCCGCCACCGTTCGATTCGCTTAGCTTCCTCGGCGCCGGTGGTTCGTTTGCCGATAATTGCGGAATTGTACGTTTTGATCTTGTAGATGAGTATTCGGATAACAATTCAAATCCGGAAACCATTACACGCGTTTATCAGGTTTGGGATTATTGCGGAAACATCAATACCTGCGAACACCAGATACAGGTATTTGCCAACGTAAGTATTGCTCTCGAATGTCAGGATTTGCCGGATGTATATTACGAGTGTAGAGATTTTAGACCAAATTACCGGGATATAGATGACTTTGAAGCAGCCGGTGGTAGATATTTTACTTCACCTTCAGCTCCAATCGACACCTTCTTTTATAACGATGTAGTGCAGGGAACCTTCTGCCCAACGATTACGCGCACGTATACATTACGTAATGTCGCCGGTTTAGAGGTAACATGTACAAAACGATTTGAGGTTCTGGATGATGAAGACCCGGTTTTGATTTTCAAAGAGATTTCACTTGGGTGTAACGATACTCGACCACCGGTTTATGTTTCTCGCGATATATTTAGACTTAGAAGTGAGGGAAATACAGTGACAGATAATTGCGGTTTTCTTGGTTTAACACTTCAGTTTGATCGTGAGGTAATTGAAGGAGCATGTCCTACAATATACAAACGCTATTATACCTTAGTTGATGGTTGTGGGAATAGAACTCAAGCAATTCAATACATTTATGTTAATGATACTGTGCCGCCCGTGGTCACAAACTTCCCTTTTGAATTAACTGCCGAGTGTGATGTTCCGGAACCCTATGCAGATGTTAGCGCTTATGTTGCAGATGACTGTGGCCCAGTTCAAATAACTTATCATGATTCTATAGGAGGTGCTGATGAACCGGGCGTTGTTTACCGTATTTACACATTCTCCGATGGTTGTAATCCTGTTGAAGTTATTCAGAAAATTACCATTGAGTTAACCAATACGCCTTTATTGGCTGCAATTGATCCATTGTGTCAATTCTCTGCTGCACCGCTATTACCTGATACTTCATTGAATGGAATTCCTGGTTCTTGGTTACCTGCAACGATCGATACGGATGTTCCAGGTGATTTTGAATATATCTTCTATCCTGATTCTGGGTATTGCGCTGGTCCTGCCAGTCTGACAGTAGCAATAATTCCTGAAATTCAATTAGATACTATTCTGGTTGATCAGGGGTATAATCCAAATCCTGTAGGAAGCATTGATTTAGCTATTACTGGAGGTAGTGGAGTTTATACAATTAACTGGATTGGCCCGGCAGGATTCGCAGCGAATACAGCAAATATTACCGGCTTATACGCTGGTGATTATTGGGTTGAGGTGAGTGATAACATTGGTTGTTATGACAGTATCTCTGTCTCCTTACTGGCATTTGAACCGGAATTCAGTTGTCCTCCTGATACCTTAATTGAATGCCCCGATGTAACCCAATACCCGGGCACCAATAATATTAACGAATTGATTGTGATGGGTGGCTACTATAATCCGGTAAATATTGTCGCAAATCTGGATTACTTCGATGTTGTGGATTCATCAGAATACTGTTTAACTATCGAGCGAACCTATGTTGTAGAAGATATTTACGGACGATTGGATTCATGTACACAAACCCTTAACTTCTACGATAATATCCCGCCCGTAATTATTGCGCCTCCTGGTGATACCGCTGAATGCCTGGCTACTATTGTTCCGGAAATTCAAGATTTCTCCGATTTTATGAATTTAGAAGGTGCCGATGCTTACGATCCAAATTGTACACTCGATCCGTCTTCATTTACTGTTCATGATACAACAATCATTTTAGAGCCGGGTCGTGCACGGGTAATCTATTATTTTAGTATTGCCGACATCTGCGGAAATATAGGTCGTGATTCCGCTTATTATCTGATCACTGATGACCAGGCACCTCAGGTATTCTGTGCTGATATTACAGTTTACCTCGATGAAAATGGTGAATATCATTTAACGATCCGCGATTCCATTGCGATGATTGATAGTATTTATGATAATTGTACAGCTCCAGAAGATATGGAGGTAGTTATAGAAATTGATGAAGTAACCTGTGAAGATGTTGAATCAGGTACACAAGTTCGGATTACGGTTTACGATGAAGCAGGACTTTCAGATAATTGTGTGGCTAATTTAACCGTTGCTGATACACTTCCACCAACAGCCATTTGTCAAAATATTACGGTTTACCTTGATGATACAGGTATAGCTACCATAACCCCTGATATGATTGATAACGGCTCGTTTGACAACTGTGGAATTGAAACCTATCAGATAACGCCGGATGAGTTCGACTGTTTTGATGTTGGAGATAACCTGGTAACACTAATTGTAACCGATTATTATGGTTTACGCGATACCTGCGAAGCTATTGTTACCGTTATCGATCCGGTTGATCCGTTTATTGAGTGTCGTCCGTTACAAACCATTCAGTTGGATGAGTACGGAAAATATGAATTGAGCTGGGATATGGTTACCGACACGGTATCTGATGAGTGTGGTATTGACACTGTATTACTCGACGATTATGAACTGGATTGCGACAATATTGGTATTACCACCATAACGGTAACTGCCTACGATGTGAATGGCAATTCAAGTACTTGCGAGGCAACATTCGAGGTATTTGGCAACCTGCCGCCAAACGTGGTGAACGACTCGGCTGTTACCGCAGTTAATGTTCCGGTTGAAATTCCGGTGACCAATAACGACTACGATCTGAAAACCAATATCAACCTTGAATCGCTTGGTGTGGTTATTGCGCCAAGTCATGGTTCGGTGGTTGTTGATAATAACACCGGTATGGTAACCTATACACCTGACCTCGATTATGAAGGACCGGATATTTTCCGTTACCAGATTTGTGACGATGGTATACCATGTGAGCCCGAATGTGGACAGGCCATTGTATTTATTATGGTTCGTCCGGCCAATAATCCTCCAATTGCGGTTGATGATTATTACGAAGTACCTTGTGGCGACTTGTTCGGAAATGTTATTCTAAATGATTCCGATTCGGATGGAGATGACATAAGCGTTAATCCGGTGCCGGTAACACCACCTGACAGTGGCGCCCTTACCCTGTATTCCAACGGAAACTTCGAATACATCCCATTTGAAGGATTCTTCGGAATTGACAGCTTCCAGTATGTGATTTGCGACAACGGTATTCCGTCGTTGTGCGATACAGCCTGGGTTTACATTACACGCGTACCGGATAACGACTGTGATGGAATTCCGGATACCGACGATATTGACGACGATAACGATGGTATTATTGATATTGTTGAGGGCGACCGCGCTATCGACTCCGACCACGATGGTATACCCGATAGTTACGATATTGACTCGGATAACGACGGTATTCCTGATAACATTGAAGGACAGGCCGAAGGTAATTATATCCCTCCAACGGGCCGCGATGGTAACGGTAACGGTTGGGACGATGCCTACGATCCGGAAAATGGCGGCTATCCGTTTACTCCGGAAGATACCGATGGCGACTCAATGGCTGACTACCTCGATATCGACTCGGATAACGACGGGGTATTTGATATGATTGAAGGCCACGATGACGATAATAATGGTATTGCCGATGTATTAAGATGGTACTCTGATGAAGACCGAGATGGATTAGATGATGCTTATGATACTTATTCGGGATGGGCCGATTACGGAAACGAAACGGGCAGCAATGCACCAATTCAGGACTTTGATGGCGACGGAATACGCGACTGGCGCGATACCAACGATGAAGATGACCAGTACCCAACAGTGAACGAAGACCTGAATGGCGATGGCGATTACAGTAACGACGACCTCGACCTCGATGGTTATCCGGAATACCTGGATACCGAATTGAGCTGCGAGTTGTTTATTCCTGAGGGATTCTCGCCAAACGATGACGGTGTTCACGACTTCTTCCAGATCTTGTGTATACAGAAATACCCGAATGCGAAGCTGATGATCTTTAACCGAAACGGTGTGAAGCTTTGGGAAAAAGAACATTACGGTAACCTCGATGTTTGGGGAACTTACGAAGATGCCTGGTGGTGGGGAACCTCAGAAAACATACTTACCATTGGTAAATCGGGTGGATTGCCGGCCGGTAACTACATTTATGTGCTGATACTGAACGATGGTTTGGGTACGGTTAAAAACGGTACCGTAATGTTGGCTTACTAA